In Pseudomonas sp. FP1742, the DNA window TGGCCGCGCCCTGCTGCCACGGGCCTATCAGATCCTCAATGTGCTGGATGACACCCGCCGCGCCCTGACCAACCTGACCGGCGAAGTGACCGGTCGTCTGACATTGGCCACCAGCCATCACATCGGCCTGCACCGCTTGCCGCCCTTATTAAGGGAGTTCACCCGACGTTACCCGCAAGTGGCGCTGGATATTCAGTTCCTCGATTCGGAAGTGGCCTACGAAGAAATCCTCCATGGCCGCGCCGAACTGGCGGTCATCACCCTTGCGCCGGAGCCGCACACACTGGCCAAGGCCACGCCCGTGTGGGACGACCCGCTGGATTTCGTGGCCGCACCGGAGCATCCGCTGATCAGCAACGGCGCGGTCACGCTGGCGGATATTGCCCTGCACCCCGCGGTTTTCCCCGGCGGCAACACCTTTACCCACCACATCGTGCAACGCCTGTTCGAGGCCCAGGGCCTGACGCCGAACATCGCCATGAGCACCAATTATCTGGAAACCATCAAGATGATGGTCTCGATCGGCCTGGCCTGGAGCGTTTTGCCGCGCACGATGCTGGATGAGCAAGTGGCGCGCATACCTTTGCCGGGCATACAGCTCACTCGCCAGCTAGGCTATATCCTGCACACCGAACGGACGCTGTCGAATGCGGCACGGGCCTTCATGGCTCTGCTGGATGCACAAATCGATCAGCCAGGGACTCGCGGCTAAGCTGTGCTTCTTCTTTTGTGCTACGCCTATAGAGCCCCAAAACCCTGTGCCTAACGCCCAATTCAGCCCAAGGCCTGTCATCCATGCCCAAATCTGTTGAACGTATGCCGCCAATGCCGCGAATTCAGGCAATTGACCCAAAACGGTCCGAGCAGAGCTGGGAAAGTGCCCCGCAGTTGCTGGCAGCCCTCAACGGTGCCCGGCTGGGCGCCTGGTATTGGGACATCGAACGCGGGCAGATCAGTTGGTCCCGGGGCACTCAGGCATTGTTCGGCTTCGATCCCCGGCAACCGTTGCCCGAGGACCTGGAATACCTCGACCTATTGCCCCAGGAGGATCGGGCGAAAGCCATCCGCGCGTTCAACGCAGTGATCGCCGGCGCTCCGCTGGAGCAGGCCATGCACCACCGCATCCGTTGGCCTGACGGCAGCCTGCATTGGCTGGAAATCAACGGCAGCCTGCTGCCGGACAAAAACGGCCGGCCACGAATGATCGGGGTCATCCGTGAAATCACCCACCAGCGCCAGCGTGAACAAGCGCTGAGCAGCTCGGAAAAACGTTTCGCCACGCTGTTTCACCTGTGCCCGAACATGGTGCTGCTGACCCGCCAGGAAGACGGCCTGATCAGCGAAGCCAACCAGTATTTCGAAAGCCTGTTCGGCTGGCCGGTGCAAGACGCAATCGGCCGAACCACGCTGGAACTGGGCCTTTGGGTCAACCCGGAGCAACGGGCGGAACTGGTCAAGGCCACCAAGGCCAAAGGTGAGCTGATCAACATGGAGGTGCAGTTTCGCGCCAGCAACGGGCAGGTCCACGACGGCATTCTCAGCGCCCAAAAGGTCGAGCTCGAAGGCCAGCCCTATCTGCTGAGCACGTTCCTCGACACCACCGAACGCAAAATCGCCGAGCACGCCCTCAAAGACAGCCAGGAACGCCTCGACCTGGCCCTGGATTCGGCGCAACTCGGCACCTGGGACTGGCACATCCCCAGCGGCATGCTTTACGGTTCGGCGCGGGCCGCCCAGCTGCACGGGCTGGAGCCCAAACCCTTCCATGAATCCTTCGATGCGTTTTTCGAAGGCGTGCCCGGCGAAGAACGCGACTCCATGCGCGACGCCTATCGCAGCTTGCGCGAAGGCCCGGCCGGCAATTATCAGCTGACGTACCGCGTGCAACTGCCGGACGGCAGTTCGCGCTACCTGGAAAGCCGCGCCAGGCTCTACCGCGATGACAGCGGCAACCCGCTGCGCATGGCCGGTACATTGCTGGACATCACCGATCAAGTGGAGCGCGAACAGCAACTGATAGCGTCGGAAGAGAAATTCGCGACCTTGTTCCAGGTCAGCCCGGACCCGATCTGCGTCACGCGCCAGGACACCGGCCACTTCATCGAGATCAACTCCAGCTTCACCCAGACATTCGGCTGGAGCGCCGCCGACGTGATCGGTCGCAGCGCCGACGACATCGGCCTGTGGGACGCTTCGGCGAAAAGTCTGCAAAGGATCGAGCGGGTTATCCGCGAACAGGGCCTGAACAATGTGGCGATCATCGTTCAGCACAAGGATGGGCAGTCCCTGACTTGCGTGATCTCCAGCCGCCAGATCAGCGTCGGCGACCAGCCGTGCATCGTCACCACCCTGCGCGACATCACCCAGCAGCAACGCTCGGAAGCGGCGCTCAAGGCCAGCGAGGAGAAGTTCGCCAAGGCTTTCCACTCAAGCCCCGACGCCATCACCATTACCGAGCGCGACACCGGACGCTACCTGGAGGTTAATGACGGTTTTTGCCGCCTGACCGGCTACCGCGCCGATGAAGTGG includes these proteins:
- a CDS encoding PAS domain S-box protein yields the protein MPKSVERMPPMPRIQAIDPKRSEQSWESAPQLLAALNGARLGAWYWDIERGQISWSRGTQALFGFDPRQPLPEDLEYLDLLPQEDRAKAIRAFNAVIAGAPLEQAMHHRIRWPDGSLHWLEINGSLLPDKNGRPRMIGVIREITHQRQREQALSSSEKRFATLFHLCPNMVLLTRQEDGLISEANQYFESLFGWPVQDAIGRTTLELGLWVNPEQRAELVKATKAKGELINMEVQFRASNGQVHDGILSAQKVELEGQPYLLSTFLDTTERKIAEHALKDSQERLDLALDSAQLGTWDWHIPSGMLYGSARAAQLHGLEPKPFHESFDAFFEGVPGEERDSMRDAYRSLREGPAGNYQLTYRVQLPDGSSRYLESRARLYRDDSGNPLRMAGTLLDITDQVEREQQLIASEEKFATLFQVSPDPICVTRQDTGHFIEINSSFTQTFGWSAADVIGRSADDIGLWDASAKSLQRIERVIREQGLNNVAIIVQHKDGQSLTCVISSRQISVGDQPCIVTTLRDITQQQRSEAALKASEEKFAKAFHSSPDAITITERDTGRYLEVNDGFCRLTGYRADEVVGRTVYQVGIWAEEKQRSALLAELQIKGRVHHLEMLGRNKRGELLTVEVSVEPITLNETACLLLTARDVSLLKNAEAQIRHLAYHDPLTNLPNRALLMDRLSQQIALLKRHNLRGALMFLDLDHFKHINDSLGHPVGDTVLKIITARLEASVRMEDTVARLGGDEFVVLLSGLEGSRSDVSAQVRELADTLRELLSEPMFLDGQRLQVTPSIGIALIPDHGSTPTDLLKRADIALYRAKDSGRNTTQMYHNTMQKAASERLRMETDLRLALSRGEFSVQYQPQVDARNNRITGAEALVRWHHPQLGAQSPTEFIKVLEDSGLILEVGTWILDEACAAFKRLIAKGLIDPLDFSLCVNISPRQFRQNDFVERIEHSLGSHGLPFSLLKLEITEGIVIQNLDDTISKMRRLKKLGVSFAMDDFGTGYSSLTYLKRLPVDTLKIDQSFIRDATTDPNDAEIIRAIVAMARSLELEVIAEGVETVEQLEFLQGLGCHLYQGYLHSRPLLVEEFQKLLK
- a CDS encoding LysR family transcriptional regulator, whose product is MDLANLNAFIAIAETGSFSGAGERLHLTQPAISKRIAGLEQQLKVRLFDRLGREVGLTEAGRALLPRAYQILNVLDDTRRALTNLTGEVTGRLTLATSHHIGLHRLPPLLREFTRRYPQVALDIQFLDSEVAYEEILHGRAELAVITLAPEPHTLAKATPVWDDPLDFVAAPEHPLISNGAVTLADIALHPAVFPGGNTFTHHIVQRLFEAQGLTPNIAMSTNYLETIKMMVSIGLAWSVLPRTMLDEQVARIPLPGIQLTRQLGYILHTERTLSNAARAFMALLDAQIDQPGTRG